In Lautropia mirabilis, one DNA window encodes the following:
- the sdhC gene encoding succinate dehydrogenase, cytochrome b556 subunit: MTDTKAGNGTEVVNMGVSMAPGHPGENPEARRARRAAVRKPTNVGLDQLLGHYLPAMAPAAQVSILHRASGALMFLIGIPFMLYLLSQSITSESSFEVYSAVVHSWLGKLVLLVLIWSFCHHMAAGFRFIVLDMHFLTEKSKAMFSAKVVLAVSLTMTVIFGGLLLLS, from the coding sequence ATGACAGACACCAAGGCCGGCAACGGCACAGAAGTGGTCAACATGGGCGTCTCGATGGCGCCCGGCCACCCGGGAGAGAATCCCGAGGCACGGCGCGCCAGGCGGGCCGCCGTCAGGAAACCCACCAACGTCGGCCTGGACCAGTTGCTGGGTCATTATCTTCCGGCCATGGCGCCGGCTGCGCAGGTTTCCATCCTGCATCGTGCAAGCGGGGCGCTGATGTTCCTCATCGGCATCCCGTTCATGCTTTATCTGCTCTCCCAGAGCATCACGTCCGAATCCAGCTTCGAGGTCTACTCGGCCGTGGTCCATTCCTGGCTTGGCAAACTCGTTCTTCTGGTGCTGATATGGTCGTTCTGTCATCACATGGCTGCGGGATTCCGCTTCATTGTTCTCGACATGCATTTCCTTACGGAGAAATCCAAGGCCATGTTCAGTGCGAAGGTCGTCCTGGCCGTCAGCCTCACGATGACCGTCATCTTCGGCGGCTTGCTGCTCCTTTCCTGA
- the sdhD gene encoding succinate dehydrogenase, hydrophobic membrane anchor protein: MTIQRIVSGAHYGLRDWLAQRITGLIMALYTIFLLCSVCTLPQLDYISWSQLFQGQFMKVATMVAVLALIYHAWVGIRDLYMDYLKNTLVRLVLEVGTLVLLTGYAFWAAFILWRA, translated from the coding sequence ATGACCATTCAGCGAATCGTGTCCGGCGCCCATTACGGCCTGCGCGACTGGCTCGCCCAGCGCATCACGGGCCTCATCATGGCGCTCTACACCATCTTCCTTCTCTGTAGCGTCTGTACGCTGCCCCAGCTCGACTACATCTCCTGGTCGCAGCTCTTTCAGGGGCAGTTCATGAAGGTGGCCACCATGGTGGCCGTGCTGGCGCTCATCTACCACGCCTGGGTCGGCATCCGCGACCTGTACATGGACTATCTGAAAAACACGCTGGTGCGCCTGGTGCTCGAAGTGGGCACCCTCGTGCTGCTGACGGGCTACGCCTTCTGGGCAGCCTTCATCCTCTGGAGAGCATAA
- the sdhA gene encoding succinate dehydrogenase flavoprotein subunit, with protein MVDYLNKLSNSLPRRKFDAVIVGAGGAGMRCSLQLAEAGYNVAVLSKVFPTRSHTVAAQGGIGASLGNMSEDNWYWHMFDTVKGSDYLGDQDAIEFMCRQAPQVVYELEHFGMPFDRNPDGTIYQRPFGGHSANLGEKPVPRACAAADRTGHALLHTLYQRNVRARTTFFVEWMALDLIRNAEGDVLGVVALEMETGEVMILEAKVTVLATGGAGRIWQASTNAYINTGDGLGMCARAGIPLQDMEFWQFHPTGVANAGVLITEGVRGEGGILLNKDGERFMERYAPTLKDLAPRDFVSRSMDQEIKEGRGCGPHGDHVLLKLDHLGAEKILKRLPSIREIALKFANVDPIKEPIPVVPTIHYQMGGIPTNYHGQVVVPKGDNPSNVVRGLYAIGECACVSVHGANRLGTNSLLDLVVFGRAAGNHIVESGFKNEKHQPLPVNSGDFSLARVAKLDGSTSGERVQDVAGDIRRDMQSHCGVFRTSALLSEGVGKILSHVKRAEDIHLRDKSQVFNTARVEALELANLIEVAKATIISAEARKESRGAHAHSDYPQRDDENWMRHTLWHSEDNSLTYKPVVLKPLTVEYFKPKPRTF; from the coding sequence ATGGTCGACTATCTGAACAAGCTCTCCAACAGTCTGCCGCGCCGCAAGTTCGACGCGGTCATCGTCGGTGCCGGTGGCGCCGGCATGCGCTGCTCGCTGCAGCTGGCCGAGGCCGGCTACAACGTCGCCGTGCTCTCCAAGGTGTTCCCCACCCGTTCGCACACGGTGGCGGCACAGGGCGGCATCGGGGCCTCGCTGGGCAACATGAGCGAGGACAACTGGTACTGGCACATGTTCGACACCGTCAAGGGCTCCGACTATCTCGGTGACCAGGACGCCATCGAATTCATGTGCCGTCAGGCGCCCCAGGTCGTCTACGAGCTCGAGCACTTCGGCATGCCGTTCGACCGCAACCCCGACGGCACCATCTACCAGCGTCCGTTCGGGGGCCACTCGGCCAACCTGGGCGAAAAGCCCGTGCCGCGCGCCTGTGCGGCCGCCGACCGTACCGGCCACGCACTGCTGCACACGCTTTACCAGCGTAACGTCAGGGCACGCACCACCTTCTTCGTCGAATGGATGGCACTGGACCTGATCCGCAACGCCGAAGGCGACGTGCTGGGCGTGGTGGCCCTGGAAATGGAAACCGGCGAGGTCATGATCCTCGAAGCCAAGGTGACGGTGCTGGCCACCGGGGGCGCAGGCCGCATCTGGCAGGCTTCCACCAACGCCTACATCAACACCGGCGACGGCCTGGGCATGTGTGCCCGTGCCGGCATCCCGCTGCAGGACATGGAGTTCTGGCAGTTCCACCCCACCGGCGTGGCCAACGCCGGCGTGCTCATCACCGAGGGCGTGCGGGGCGAGGGCGGCATCCTGCTGAACAAGGACGGCGAGCGCTTCATGGAGCGCTATGCGCCCACGCTGAAGGACCTGGCACCGCGCGACTTCGTGTCGCGCTCGATGGACCAGGAGATCAAGGAAGGACGCGGCTGCGGCCCGCACGGTGATCACGTGCTGCTCAAGCTCGATCACCTGGGCGCCGAGAAGATCCTCAAGCGCCTGCCTTCCATCCGCGAGATCGCGCTCAAGTTCGCCAACGTCGATCCCATCAAGGAACCCATCCCGGTCGTGCCCACCATCCACTATCAGATGGGTGGCATCCCCACCAACTATCATGGTCAGGTGGTGGTTCCCAAGGGCGACAACCCGTCCAACGTGGTCCGCGGCCTGTACGCCATCGGCGAATGCGCCTGCGTGTCCGTGCACGGCGCCAACCGTCTGGGTACCAACTCGCTGCTCGACCTGGTGGTGTTCGGCCGTGCCGCCGGCAACCACATCGTCGAATCGGGCTTCAAGAACGAGAAACATCAGCCGCTGCCCGTCAACTCCGGCGACTTCTCGCTGGCACGCGTGGCCAAGCTCGACGGTTCCACCTCGGGCGAGCGGGTGCAGGACGTGGCCGGCGACATCCGCCGCGACATGCAGTCGCACTGCGGCGTGTTCCGTACCTCGGCGCTGCTCTCCGAAGGTGTGGGCAAGATCCTCAGCCACGTCAAGCGTGCCGAGGACATCCACCTGCGCGACAAGTCCCAGGTGTTCAACACGGCCCGTGTCGAGGCGCTGGAGCTGGCCAACCTGATCGAGGTCGCCAAGGCCACCATCATCTCGGCCGAGGCCCGCAAGGAAAGCCGTGGTGCCCACGCTCACAGCGACTATCCGCAGCGCGACGACGAGAACTGGATGCGTCACACGCTCTGGCATTCGGAAGACAACAGCCTCACGTACAAGCCGGTGGTGCTCAAGCCGCTCACCGTCGAGTACTTCAAGCCGAAGCCGCGCACGTTCTGA
- a CDS encoding succinate dehydrogenase iron-sulfur subunit, translating into MANTDRRRMKFSIYRFDPDKDQKPYMQDIEVELLPTDKMLLDALMRIKAEVDESFAFRRSCREGVCGSDAMNINGKNSLACITNLKTLKEPVVLKPLPGLPVIRDLIVDMTQFFKQYESIKPYLINDTQPPEKERLQSPVDREELDGLYECILCACCSTSCPSFWWNPDKFVGPAGLLAAYRFLADTRDQATNERLDNLEDPYRLFRCHTIMNCVDVCPKGLNPTRAIGKIKELMVRRTV; encoded by the coding sequence ATGGCCAATACCGATCGTCGGAGAATGAAGTTCTCCATCTACCGTTTCGATCCGGACAAGGATCAGAAACCCTACATGCAGGACATCGAGGTCGAGCTGCTGCCGACCGACAAGATGCTGCTGGACGCGCTGATGCGCATCAAGGCTGAAGTGGACGAAAGCTTCGCCTTCCGTCGTTCCTGTCGTGAGGGCGTCTGCGGTTCCGACGCCATGAACATCAACGGCAAGAACAGCCTGGCGTGCATCACCAACCTGAAGACGCTGAAGGAGCCGGTGGTCCTCAAGCCGCTGCCGGGCCTGCCGGTCATTCGCGACCTCATCGTCGACATGACGCAGTTCTTCAAGCAGTACGAATCCATCAAGCCGTACCTGATCAACGACACCCAGCCGCCCGAGAAGGAGCGTCTGCAGTCGCCCGTGGACCGCGAGGAACTGGACGGCCTGTACGAGTGCATCCTGTGCGCGTGCTGCTCCACGTCGTGCCCGTCGTTCTGGTGGAACCCCGACAAGTTCGTCGGTCCTGCCGGCCTGCTGGCCGCCTACCGCTTCCTGGCCGATACGCGCGACCAGGCCACCAATGAGCGTCTGGACAACCTGGAAGATCCGTACCGGCTCTTCCGTTGCCACACCATCATGAACTGCGTCGATGTCTGCCCGAAGGGGCTGAACCCCACGCGGGCCATCGGCAAGATCAAGGAACTGATGGTCCGACGGACCGTGTAA
- a CDS encoding succinate dehydrogenase assembly factor 2: protein MSGNNHIASPEADDEAAARFRRLRWRTRRGLLENDILLHRLLDSRASQGFLESELQALDQLLDLTDPVLLDLILERSQPEGDLDTPEIRALLTEIRAL from the coding sequence ATGTCCGGCAACAATCACATCGCATCGCCCGAGGCAGACGACGAAGCTGCCGCCCGTTTTCGCCGACTGCGCTGGCGCACACGGCGCGGGCTGCTGGAAAACGACATCCTGCTCCATCGCCTGCTGGACAGCCGCGCCAGCCAGGGCTTTCTCGAATCCGAACTGCAGGCGCTCGATCAGCTGCTGGATCTGACCGATCCGGTCCTGCTGGACCTGATCCTGGAGCGCAGCCAGCCTGAAGGCGATCTGGACACGCCGGAAATCCGGGCGCTGTTGACCGAGATCCGGGCGCTCTGA